Proteins found in one Populus alba chromosome 14, ASM523922v2, whole genome shotgun sequence genomic segment:
- the LOC118041199 gene encoding probable protein S-acyltransferase 12 isoform X2 produces the protein MEINVFKLCSGLKVLGYLMILLVAAIIAVSYHAVVIVTCGPQLLRGGAHSVLAFAIIIIFHFLLIMLLWSYFRVVFKDPGSVPENWRAVLPEEALETGSSLNDSSDCVVAADGLDRRAFCNHCQNGKPPRCHHCSVCQRCVLKMDHHCVWVVNCVGARNYKFFLLFLLYTFMVTTMDTLVLLPGFINFFGKAKNHSSSPSDLAVIFLAFVLNLAFALSLLCFVVMHASLLSSNTTSIEVYEKKGAARWKYDLGRKKNFEQVFGTKKALWFFPLFSKEDVDKIPALHGLDFPIRADLES, from the exons ATGGAAATAAACGTATTCAAATTATGTTCTGGCCTCAAAGTCCTCGGCTACTTAATGATCCTTCTAGTTGCCGCCATCATCGCCGTCTCATACCACGCCGTTGTAATTGTTACCTGTGGCCCACAGTTACTTCGCGGTGGAGCCCATTCTGTTTTGGCTTTTGCTATTATCATAATCTTTCATTTTCTG CTTATAATGCTACTCTGGAGCTATTTTAGGGTGGTTTTCAAGGACCCTGGTTCTGTGCCTGAAAATTGGAGAGCTGTACTTCCAGAGGAGGCTTTGGAGACTGGTTCTTCATTGAATGATAGTTCAGATTGTGTAGTTGCTGCTGATGGATTGGATCGCAGAGCGTTTTGCAATCACTGCCAGAATGGAAAGCCGCCGCGTTGTCATCATTGCTCTGTTT GCCAAAGATGTGttctcaagatggatcaccatTGTGTTTGGGTGGTGAATTGTGTTGGAGCACGTaactacaagttttttcttcttttcttg CTATACACATTTATGGTGACAACAATGGATACTCTAGTATTGTTGCCTGGTTTCATCAACTTTTTCGGCAAAGCCAAGAATCATTCCAGCTCTCCCAGTGATCTAGCAGTCATCTTTTTGGCTTTTG TTCTTAATTTGGCTTTTGCTCTCAGTCTTCTTTGTTTCGTGGTTATGCACGCATCTCTTCTATCAAGCAACACCACTTCAATAGag GTTTATGAGAAGAAAGGAGCAGCCAGGTGGAAGTACGACTTGGGCAGGAAGAAGAATTTTGAACAG gttTTTGGCACAAAGAAGGCACTGTGGTTCTTTCCATTATTCTCCAAGGAGGATGTGGATAAAATACCTGCACTTCATGGCCTAGATTTTCCAATACGAGCAGATCTTGAATCCTGA
- the LOC118041199 gene encoding probable protein S-acyltransferase 12 isoform X1, giving the protein MEINVFKLCSGLKVLGYLMILLVAAIIAVSYHAVVIVTCGPQLLRGGAHSVLAFAIIIIFHFLLIMLLWSYFRVVFKDPGSVPENWRAVLPEEALETGSSLNDSSDCVVAADGLDRRAFCNHCQNGKPPRCHHCSVCQRCVLKMDHHCVWVVNCVGARNYKFFLLFLLSTSFFSLKLYTFMVTTMDTLVLLPGFINFFGKAKNHSSSPSDLAVIFLAFVLNLAFALSLLCFVVMHASLLSSNTTSIEVYEKKGAARWKYDLGRKKNFEQVFGTKKALWFFPLFSKEDVDKIPALHGLDFPIRADLES; this is encoded by the exons ATGGAAATAAACGTATTCAAATTATGTTCTGGCCTCAAAGTCCTCGGCTACTTAATGATCCTTCTAGTTGCCGCCATCATCGCCGTCTCATACCACGCCGTTGTAATTGTTACCTGTGGCCCACAGTTACTTCGCGGTGGAGCCCATTCTGTTTTGGCTTTTGCTATTATCATAATCTTTCATTTTCTG CTTATAATGCTACTCTGGAGCTATTTTAGGGTGGTTTTCAAGGACCCTGGTTCTGTGCCTGAAAATTGGAGAGCTGTACTTCCAGAGGAGGCTTTGGAGACTGGTTCTTCATTGAATGATAGTTCAGATTGTGTAGTTGCTGCTGATGGATTGGATCGCAGAGCGTTTTGCAATCACTGCCAGAATGGAAAGCCGCCGCGTTGTCATCATTGCTCTGTTT GCCAAAGATGTGttctcaagatggatcaccatTGTGTTTGGGTGGTGAATTGTGTTGGAGCACGTaactacaagttttttcttcttttcttg CTTTCAACCTCTTTCTTTTCCCTGAAGCTATACACATTTATGGTGACAACAATGGATACTCTAGTATTGTTGCCTGGTTTCATCAACTTTTTCGGCAAAGCCAAGAATCATTCCAGCTCTCCCAGTGATCTAGCAGTCATCTTTTTGGCTTTTG TTCTTAATTTGGCTTTTGCTCTCAGTCTTCTTTGTTTCGTGGTTATGCACGCATCTCTTCTATCAAGCAACACCACTTCAATAGag GTTTATGAGAAGAAAGGAGCAGCCAGGTGGAAGTACGACTTGGGCAGGAAGAAGAATTTTGAACAG gttTTTGGCACAAAGAAGGCACTGTGGTTCTTTCCATTATTCTCCAAGGAGGATGTGGATAAAATACCTGCACTTCATGGCCTAGATTTTCCAATACGAGCAGATCTTGAATCCTGA